The genomic window TCATCGGTACGGCGGGCGGCCGCGACTGTGTCCGCCGACCGGTGCGGCGGACGATCACGGATCCGGTGCTTCAGGACTGCAGCGTCCGGCGCGCCGGGACCACACCGGCGGCCACCGCTCGTTGGCGCGGTGCCGCCGTGCCCGTCCAGCAGGTGCCCCGGCGCGTGACCAGGCGGCGGAGCCACAGCTCCGTGGACGCCAGCTCGGCCAGGCCGTCCAGCGGGAGGGGCTCACCCTCGGACGCGGCGCGGAGGGCCTTGCGTACGACGCGCGCCTCGATCAGGCCCGCGTCGGCGAGCAGGGGCGCGTCGAAGAGGGCGATCAGGTCCGGCAGGGCGGCACGCAGACCGAGCCGTCCCGCCGCGGTCGAGGTCGCCTGGGACGGGGTGCCCCATCCGGGCGGCAGCTCGTGGATGCCGGCGCCCGCGAGCACCCGGCGCAGGATCGCGGCCCTCGCGCCCGGCTGGACCCGCAGCGATTCGGGGAGGGCGCGGGCGGCCCGTACGACCTGGTTGTCGAGGAAGGGGGCGTGCAGCCGCTGGCTGCGGATCTCGGCGGCCTGCTCCAGGATCCGCTGGCCGGCGGCGTGCCGGGCGAGCGCGGCGCGGGCGCGGGCCTCTCCGGGGCGCTGGACCGAGGCGGGCCGGAAGGCCGCCTCCTGAAGGCGAACCGATACTTCCGCGAGTGCCTCACCCGTGAGCCAGCGTGCGGCGGGACCCGGCCGCGACCAGGTGAGGGAGGCGAGCGAGGCGTCGGCCGGGGTGTCGAACCCGGGGATGTCGCGGTTGGCCTCCGGCAACACGGAGGCGGCCGTCTCGAGGCCGGTGCGGTACGACGTCCTGGCCAGCCGGCGGGCGGCCCGGTAGACGGCCAGCGGGACGAACAGGGAGTGTGTGGAGGGCCCTTCGGCCCTGGCGAGCGCGGCGACGGGCCGCAGGATGTGACGTCTGCGCCGGTCCATGAGCAGGTCGGCCAGCCGGGCGGGGTGCGCGTCCAGCACCTGACGGGCGCCGTGGCCGACGAAGTGGTCGGCGCTGCCCGCGGCGAGCCGTCTCCGGTGGCGTTCGGCGACGACGAGGGAGGGGGCGGGCTCGTCGGTGAGCGGCCCGTTCTCCAGCGACGCGTAGGGCAGGGCGTCCTCGCCCGCCGCGACGACCACATGGTGCAGCCGCGGGTTGGCGGCGATGGCGCGAGCGCGCTCCATCTCGTCCTCGTGGCCCTGCGTGGACAGGTCGTTGAAGGTGACGGCGAGGAGCCGTTCGCCCGCTCCCGTGCCGTGGCCCAGGAGGGTGCCGGGGAGTCCCGGCAGTCCGGCGGCGAGCAGCGCGAGGGTGGCGGAGGCGCTGCCGCCCGAGAGGTCCGCCCCGATACCTGGGACGGGGGCGCCCCGCGCCGCGCGGCGTTCGGCGGGTCCCATGCCGGGGACGGGCCCGGGGTCGGGCGGCAGGGTCTCCGGGGCGTGGCGCGGGGCGGTCAGCCGGGCGCGTACGGCGTCGACCAGCGCGTCCCGCACGCCCTCGACCGCTCTCACCGGGTCGGTCTGCGGGGCGGCCACCGCGAGCGAGGCGACCGCTTCGTACCCGGTGATCTCTCGCGAACCCTCCCGGAGGATCAGCGCGTGCCCCGGCGGGATCCGTCTGACCCCTTCGTACGGTGTGCCGTCGCCCAGTGCCTCCGGGGTCTCGGGGCAGGCCAGCAGCGCCGCCAGGTGGCCGATGTCGAGCTGCGCCTCGATGAGGTCGGCGAGCGGGAGGGCAGCCGTGGCGTACGCGGTGCCGTTGGCCCAGGGGGTGTGGAAGACGGGGCGCGCCCCGGCGAGGTCGCCGGCGACGGTGATGCGCCGGCCGACCTGCACGACGGCCGTGTAACTCCCGGACCAGGCCGTGAGGTGGCGCAGTGCTCCGCCGCGGGCGGCCAGCAGCCCCACCCGCAGCTGCTCGTCGGTGGCGCCGCAGCAGCCGAGCACGGCGAGCCGGGCGGTGGGCGCGCCCTCGGGGGTCGCGACGGTGATGACGCGGATCTCGTCGGGTCGCCAGTCGCCCACGGCCCACAGCGGATCCGGGTCACCCCACAGGAGTCGGGAGCCGACGGGGTGGACGGTGCGCCCCTCCCCGTGGCGGCCGACCGCGCCCACGGTGCCGAAGCTCGCGGCGATACTGCTCCACCCCACCAACCAACGCATCGCCGCCTCCACAGGCCGTGGACGAACCGGCGTACCAGGACACGGGGAACGCCGTCGCGGGACATGCTGCCACGACAACGGCGCCCCGGAGGGGGTACGGGCGGCGCACGACGGATGTGCATGCGCCCCTGGCAAAGGCCCGGCCGCGGCTCCTGGGATCCCGTCGCGACGGTGCGGGCGGCTCCAGGGGGTGCGGCCGCCGGTCCGGGAGGCGGGCCGCGCCAGGGCCGGGGCGTGGAACCACTGGGATCCGGCCATACTCGGGCCGCTCCCCGGGGGGCCTGTGCGAGCGTTGCGATTCAGCCATTCTCCGAAGGCGAAGGGACCGCGCGTTTCACTACGGCCGACGCCCCGCGCACAGCCTGCGGTGCGCCCCCACGGGCACTCCGAACGCCGGTGGACGACCTCGTGACGTGGCCCCGGAACGGCCCCCCGGAGCATGTGGACGTGCGGGCCGGCGCATCCCCCCGGTGCGCCGGCCCGCACGTCCGCTCCCCCGAACCACCGTGCGGCGCACAGTCCGGGAGGTGTTCGTCACCTCCCGGACCGGTTCGCCGCCCGCGGGGATTGGGGCGGCGGATTCCCCCAGCCCGCCGAGTCCAGTTCAGCGGGCCGACCCACGCAGGACCCATCGAAGCGCTTGCGATTCGGCCGGGCGAGAGCGCACGGCCGGGCGCACGGCCACACACCAGGAGCACGGCCGCGACGCCCTCTGTCGCACGCACAACATTCCCGCCATACGGAGGTCTGCCCCTTAACGGTGGGGATGCGGCGAACTACGCTGGGTGTACCGATGTTCTCGCCGGGGCGGCATATTCCACGGGGCCTGGCCAAATGCGTGTGCGGCCGGAGTGCCCGGGACCGCACCTGGGGAGAACACGGTACGAATGCCGCGCGCCCGACCGGTGACGCGGCGGCCGTCTGTGTGTCGAGGGGTGGCTCATGTCCAGGGAGCAACGCGGGCCGAACGAGAAGCTCGGCACGGTTCTCGCCCTCGCGGGAATCAGCAACGCCGGCCTCGCCCGGCGGGTCAACGACCTCGGAGCACAGCGCGGTCTGACACTTCGCTACGACAAGACCTCGGTGGCCCGCTGGGTCGCCAAGGGCATGGTGCCGCAGGGTGCCGCCCCCCACCTGATCGCGGCGGCGATAGGGGCCAAACTGGGCCGCCCGGTCCCGTTGCACGAGATCGGGCTTGCGGACGCCGATCCGGCGCCGGAGGTGGGCCTCGCCTTCCCCCGTGACGTGGGGGAGGCCGTGCGTTCCGCGACGGACCTCTACCGGCTGGATCTCGCGGGGCGCAGGGGCGGCGGGGGGATCTGGCAGTCGCTGGCGGGTTCCTTCGCGGTGAGCGCCTACGCGACCCCCGCGTCCCGGTGGCTCATAACCCCCGCCGACCCGTCGGTGGCCCGCGACCCCTCCGAC from Streptomyces sp. NBC_01341 includes these protein-coding regions:
- a CDS encoding asparagine synthase-related protein; translated protein: MRWLVGWSSIAASFGTVGAVGRHGEGRTVHPVGSRLLWGDPDPLWAVGDWRPDEIRVITVATPEGAPTARLAVLGCCGATDEQLRVGLLAARGGALRHLTAWSGSYTAVVQVGRRITVAGDLAGARPVFHTPWANGTAYATAALPLADLIEAQLDIGHLAALLACPETPEALGDGTPYEGVRRIPPGHALILREGSREITGYEAVASLAVAAPQTDPVRAVEGVRDALVDAVRARLTAPRHAPETLPPDPGPVPGMGPAERRAARGAPVPGIGADLSGGSASATLALLAAGLPGLPGTLLGHGTGAGERLLAVTFNDLSTQGHEDEMERARAIAANPRLHHVVVAAGEDALPYASLENGPLTDEPAPSLVVAERHRRRLAAGSADHFVGHGARQVLDAHPARLADLLMDRRRRHILRPVAALARAEGPSTHSLFVPLAVYRAARRLARTSYRTGLETAASVLPEANRDIPGFDTPADASLASLTWSRPGPAARWLTGEALAEVSVRLQEAAFRPASVQRPGEARARAALARHAAGQRILEQAAEIRSQRLHAPFLDNQVVRAARALPESLRVQPGARAAILRRVLAGAGIHELPPGWGTPSQATSTAAGRLGLRAALPDLIALFDAPLLADAGLIEARVVRKALRAASEGEPLPLDGLAELASTELWLRRLVTRRGTCWTGTAAPRQRAVAAGVVPARRTLQS